The following proteins are encoded in a genomic region of Coffea eugenioides isolate CCC68of chromosome 6, Ceug_1.0, whole genome shotgun sequence:
- the LOC113774281 gene encoding actin-like, whose translation MKLVQNKAAYVALNIQQELELAKKIPSPVNEEYELPCGHFMNFRSQRFRNPEALFQPSSARFVKDGENVGVHKMIFNSIMKCDIGIRNYLFKNIMLTGGSTLFPGFVEGITKEINHKFANKMLKNVAPPNRMYNACVGGSVLALLNTFEQTRYKEVLVKAHTAASGAVLRLQIAPVLGRKRKPIEWSEFQILFSLLPY comes from the exons ATGAAACTTGTGCAGAATAAAGCAGCTTACGTTGCTCTGAACATCCAGCAAGAACTGGAGTTAGCAAAGAAAATCCCTTCACCAGTTAATGAGGAATATGAGTTGCCTTGCGGGCATTTCATGAATTTCCGTTCACAGAGATTTCGAAATCCCGAGGCTCTCTTCCAGCCTTCTTCTGCAAGATTCGTTAAAGATGGGGAAAACGTAGGTGTGCATAAAATGATCTTCAACAGCATCATGAAATGTGACATTGGTATCAGGAATTATTTGTTTAAGAACATTATGCTTACTGGTGGCTCGACTTTGTTTCCTGGTTTTGTAGAGGGTATTACCAAAGAAATCAATCATAAATTTGCCAATAAGATGTTAAAGAATGTGGCACCGCCCAATAGGATGTACAATGCATGTGTTGGAGGTTCAGTTCTAGCATTACTCAACACTTTTGAACAG ACCAGATATAAGGAGGTTCTTGTAAAGGCACATACTGCTGCATCTGGAGCGGTGCTAAGATTGCAAATAGCTCCTGTTCTTGGTAGGAAAAGGAAACCAATTGAGTGGTCTGAGTTTCAG ATTCTATTTAGTTTGTTGCCTTACTAA
- the LOC113774282 gene encoding uncharacterized protein LOC113774282, whose product MDRSWMSIKNYLDPKYLDGVDEFIKFAFLGKDPNCKLPCPCKVCNNFEDQTKEVMANHLCRGIVDSYTRWIYHGEGFESDDENDDIEINDNDSDFDSMEELLNDVGVANFGESWRHSPELDTGACTEKEGEASRFLRLLSEAEKSLYPGCEKYSKLSFIVHILHLKTMNRWTCKSTDMLLKFLHQVFPTALIPSSYYEAKNFIRELGLKCEKIHACENDCALFWNENKGLDHCPNEKCKAPRYKSPNSKIPRKVLCYFPLKPRLQRLFVNKEIARDMRWHKERRVDNENMMRHPADSLAWKDFDRNHKSFAEDPRNVRLGLASDGFNPFGTMSNSYSIWPVILVPYNLPPWKCLKDPFFFLSMIIPGPKTPGNDIDIFFRPLVDELKELFATGVETYDAFREEKFMLRAALLWTINDFPAYGYLSGWSTKGYKACPVCLDETTSLYLNNGHKCCYMGHRRFLPIDHKWRREKKQFNGEREHRQPPRTLSGEEVLQQLLRIEQVEFGKAPDLLQQKKRKRVQNSSNWKKMSIFFELPYWSTNKIRHNLDIMHIVKNVCESLVGTLMNIPSRTKDTWQAREDLKEMGLREELHLQPGGGASKVMPPACYTLSRLEKKNFCQFLSTIKFPDGFASNIPRCVKTKECQLLGMKSHDYYVFIQRILPVATRGMLSKDVSQILVEISNFFRKICSRTLYLDELEMQEKNIILILCKLEKIFPPNFFDVMVHLMVHLPTKSKIAGPAQYRWMFPFERYMPLIFNNAYLIYLQFSYFLTTRAEFFLDRKMGQYKGYVNNRARPEGCIAERYLDDECLTFISRYLHDVPTRFNQTERNMEKHEAAGKLSIFSSLARPFGAALIGYLSEVELQRIHLFILKNCEEVDDYMR is encoded by the coding sequence ATGGACAGGAGTTGGATGTCTATTAAGAACTACCTAGACCCCAAGTATTTAGATGGAGTtgatgaatttattaagtttgCTTTTCTAGGCAAGGATCCTAATTGTAAACTGCCATGTCCTTGCAAAGTATGCAATAATTTTGAGGATCAAACTAAGGAAGTCATGGCCAATCACTTGTGTCGAGGAATTGTTGATAGTTATACTAGGTGGATATATCATGGTGAAGGGTTTGAATCTGATGATGAGAATGATGACATAGAAATAAATGACAACGATAGTGACTTTGACAGTATGGAGGAGCTGTTAAATGATGTAGGAGTTGCTAACTTTGGTGAGAGTTGGAGACATTCACCGGAACTTGATACGGGTGCTTGTACCGAGAAAGAAGGAGAAGCAAGTAGGTTTCTCAGATTATTATCGGAGGCTGAAAAATCTCTATACCCGGGCTGTGAAAAGTATTCAAAACTCTCGTTTATTGTCCATATCCTCCACTTGAAAACAATGAATCGGTGGACTTGTAAATCTACTGATATGTTGCTGAAGTTCTTGCATCAAGTATTTCCTACAGCTTTGATTCCCAGTTCATATTACGAGGCAAAAAATTTCATCCGTGAGTTGGGGCTGAAGTGTGAAAAGATCCACGCCTGTGAAAATGATTGCgcactcttttggaatgaaaataaaggccttGATCATTGTCCAAATGAAAAATGTAAAGCACCGCGGTATAAATCTCCAAATTCCAAAATACCTAGAAAGGTGTTGTGTTATTTTCCATTAAAACCAAGGCTGCAAAGACTGTTTGTGAACAAAGAGATTGCTCGGGATATGAGGTGGCATAAGGAGAGACGTGTAGATAATGAGAACATGATGCGACACCCTGCTGATTCATTAGCTTGGAAGGATTTTGATAGAAATCACAAGTCCTTCGCTGAAGATCCTAGAAATGTGAGGCTAGGACTTGCTAGTGATGGCTTTAATCCCTTTGGAACCATGAGCAATTCATACAGTATATGGCCTGTTATCCTTGTTCCTTACAATCTACCTCCTTGGAAATGCTTAAAagatccattttttttcctatcaATGATTATTCCTGGTCCCAAAACACCTGGAAATGACATTGACATATTCTTTAGACCACTAGTTGATGAGTTAAAAGAGTTATTTGCCACTGGTGTGGAGACATATGATGCCTTCAGGGAGGAGAAGTTCATGTTACGTGCAGCACTTTTGTGGACAATAAACGATTTTCCAGCATATGGCTATTTGTCGGGATGGAGTACAAAAGGGTACAAGGCATGTCCTGTGTGCTTAGATGAGACGACTAGTCTATATCTTAATAATGGTCACAAATGTTGTTACATGGGCCATCGCCGTTTTCTACCTATTGATCATAAATGGCGTCGAGAAAAAAAACAATTTAATGGAGAAAGAGAACATAGACAGCCTCCTAGGACCCTATCAGGTGAGGAAGTCCTCCAACAACTTCTTCGTATTGAGCAAGTTGAGTTTGGCAAGGCACCTGATTTGCTGcaacagaagaaaagaaaacgcgtGCAGAACAGTTCAAATTGGAAGAAGATGAGCATATTCTTTGAACTTCCATATTGGAGTACCAATAAAATTAGACATAATTTGGATATTATGCACATTGTCAAGAATGTATGTGAATCTTTGGTAGGTACATTAATGAATATCCCTTCGAGAACTAAGGACACATGGCAGGCTAGGGAGGATTTAAAAGAAATGGGATTAAGGGAAGAGTTGCATCTACAACCGGGAGGTGGCGCATCTAAAGTTATGCCACCTGCATGTTACACTTTATCACGCCTAGAGAAAAAGAATTTCTGCCAGTTTTTGAGCACTATCAAGTTCCCGGATGGCTTTGCTTCAAACATTCCTCGGTGTGTGAAGACCAAGGAGTGTCAACTTTTAGGAATGAAGAGTCATGACTACTATGTGTTCATACAACGAATTCTTCCAGTAGCAACTAGAGGAATGCTGTCAAAAGATGTATCTCAGATTTTAGTAGAGATCAGCAATTTTTTTCGAAAAATTTGTTCTCGAACTCTCTATCTAGATGAGCTGGAAATGcaggaaaaaaatattattttaatactATGCAAACTTGAGaaaatttttcctccaaatttcttTGATGTAATGGTCCATTTAATGGTCCATTTACCCACTAAATCCAAGATTGCTGGACCAGCTCAATACCGGTGGATGTTTCCATTTGAGAGGTACATGCCTCTTATTTTTAATAATGCCTATTTGATTTACCtccaattttcttattttctaacaACTCGGgctgaattttttttggatagaaAAATGGGTCAATACAAAGGCTATGTGAATAATAGGGCACGACCTGAAGGCTGTATAGCTGAGCGCTACTTGGATGATGAATGTCTTACATTCATTTCCAGGTATTTGCATGATGTTCCGACCAGGTTTAATCAAACGGAACGAAATATGGAGAAACACGAAGCTGCTGGAAAATTATCTATATTTTCTAGCTTGGCTCGGCCCTTTGGGGCAGCACTGATTGGTTATCTAAGTGAGGTTGAATTGCAAAGAATACACCTGTTCATCTTGAAAAATTGTGAAGAAGTAGATGATTACATGAGGTAA